Genomic window (Oryzias latipes chromosome 17, ASM223467v1):
ATGTTTGAATTTGGATTGTTGTGGTCTCAGGTTCCAGTGTGGAGACATTTTTTGCAGACCATAAAAGTCCCAAACAACACAACCAAACCCCAGCTGCAGTTGTACTTCCCAGCCTCCTCGGTGTTGATGGCAGGAAGGGCAGCCTCCACCAACAGGCCGCTGAGGATCAAACCAGTGACCTGGCACGCCTCACGCCTCTGCCAAAATGACTCAAGAGCTGCTGCCTCAGAGGGAAACAAGAAGCAAGAGAGCTTCAGCATGAAGGCACTCGCTCAGGCACCCAAACCTGCTCTGTACCTCGGCTTTTCCGGGCTCATCCCCTTCCTGTCTGCCCCACTCCTCATGACTGCCACCCAATCCTTCTACCCTGAAGTGGCGTTTGCTCAGATGGTATACGGAGCCTCCATTGTATCCTTCCTCGGAGGCGCCCGCTGGGGGTTTGCCATCCCTCCAGGTAGTCCCGCTCAGCCAGACTGGATGAACCTGGGAAACAGCGTGGTGCCGTCGCTCGTGGCCTGGCTAGCACTGCTTTGCAGGGACAATTTCACAGAGGGAGCTCTTCTAGTTGTCATGGGACTGGGCCTGTCGCTCCATTATGACCTGACCTTGCTGCCCGGTTATCCCGCCTGGTTTAAGGCCATGAGGACTGTTCTGACTCTAGTTGCCACATTCTCAATTGTTGCTTCTCTgctcataaaacatttttgcactGAGAAGAAAATCAAAGATGCTTGGAAGTGAATTCAAATCAAGCAAATCTAAAAAGGTAACGTTTAGTTAAGATGTGCAGAAAACTTTCTGTATTAAATGCTACTTAAAAGTCTATTTTAATTGACATTGTAAACTGTTATAAATGTAAGTATTGAGGGATTTTTTTCAGTAGTTTTGCACCTCTAAGTTTAGTTGAAATCAGCCTTTACATAAAGTAGAGGTACTGTATCCcaataattaaacattttatgtaTTGTTAGTCATTCTGTTCCAGGTAACTCTAAATATGTCACCTGAGAGGTGGATTTTGACACCACTCCTTTATCAGCCACCATCCTCTTTAAGACACGAGGAACAAACGGATAGAACCAAAGCCCACTAATTAAAAACTTAATATtcaagtttttcctttttctgatttgtttttcttttttaacactgtttttttttcaccctcATCACTactgttttcatttcatgtttaagCTTGTAAAACTTCCAGGAAGGTGGAACTGGGtcatttaaaattgtaaaaaaaaaagagaaaagcacaataaactttttaaagatggacagaaaaacatcagccataaatacacaatttaaactttacatttaaagaTCAATTATAAGACATTTGCAGATTCTTTTCTTTATAGTTCACAATAGTTTTGTAGATGTCCATCACACCTGGAAGAATCGCAGTGCCTCAGAGGGAAATCTtctcagtttttaattttctttttatctaaATCTAAACTTTACATGTCAAAGATGagacattttcattcattcattcattgctGATGCAGAATGAGGCTGCCTTGAAGACAAATGTTTCCAAagatttttcagctgtttttgctcaaaaaaggAAGCAAGACAGAAAAGTGGTTTCAGGAGCAGCAGGGAATCAagagtttaaagaagaaaaaaggtgctCAATggttttgcataaataaaaagcgcATGACAatcgttttttttaacatgttgttgtagcCTATTTTTTGATGGACACATAACAAAGaagcataaaattgcatttctgaatattgcTTTATTCatatcgttgtgaatcaggagtagatgcaaaaatgctctttgaaatagtttatttgtgacgtagaaaatctGCTGGGCGGGCCAGAAAAGACCGAGGAGGGAGGTTGCTTtgcgccaacggtcccgcccacaactcaaaggtgaatttctctgcagaaactgtccatgaaaacagcacaaaccgtttgatttttggctaaaaaatacTGGtaaaaatcattattaaaagaccactgggaacactttgaaaataggtcCAAAAGATGAAGAGGttgaggaaaaatgtaaaaaactccATCAGTTTTAGGAGAAGACGGAAATATTTCAGATGTAAATGGCTTTTTATTCCTTCATTTCTCTCAGATCTGGCAACCCTAATCATAAATCAGCATATTTGAAACCTGCTTGTTTTGCTAAACTCCATCACTCTTAGAGAACGTTTTAGAACcaccatgtttttggactgtggggggAAATGGAAAGCCCAGAGGAcacccccctccacacacagaaCCTGCTAATGCTGggcttttttctgcatttggaagtcaaaaacttattttcttttccagttcttaaacatttttatcatttcacaGTTGAGTAAAAGTtagaaaatacactttatttacgCTTTTTCATTatctgtgtccaaactttttgtttcTGAGTCAATAAATCCTGTCAATCCAGTGACTGAAATGCAAATTTAGTGCAAACTATATTCATCTTAGGTTTGAAACAACTTAAGTACGAATGGTAGTTAAGAAGCATaactttctgcagaaactcaaagaaaaaTCTACAAGTGGAGTGCATGATCTGGCAATTCAACACACTTTGGTCCATAAACAGTCCAGCTCAAGAATGTGGGAGATTTGACCCTAAAATCAGCATTTATCCATCAAAAAACATCCTTTTGAAACATTCAAACTAAACTAGGACTTCTTAATGATGAAAACTGATCAGGACTGTAAACAGAATCGCATGTTTGTCACTTTgatattcaaataaaatgactCAGAATAACGGAAAAGGAAAGCAGTGAGTTGTGTAACAGCAGGACATCTTTCCAGTCCAAAAATAGTTGCTTGGGTGTTTGAAAACCACAGAAACGCTCCGTTCCTCCAGTCTGTCTTAAAGTGCCGTCCACAGTTTTTCAGGGGTTCACGATGTCCGTCAGAGTACGGCCAGCCCGCCGTCGCAGCGGCTGGTGATCATGTTCCCCACCTCCGTCCACGTGTCCAGGTGAGGGTCGTAGATCTCCACAGAGTCCACCGTCACCGGCGCAGAGAAGTCTCTGCTGGCGGCTCTTCCTCCCACCGCGTACAGCAGCCCGTTGACCGCGGACACGGACAGCCCTGCGCGTGCCGTGGACATGGATGCCACCTCCACCCACTTCTCCTGCGCAGACATTTCCATTGATGGTTTTCAAACTGAAACAAGAGAGCTGGAAAGGAGACATCTGAAGCCACGTTACCTCCTCGGGACAATACTTTTCCACCGTTTCCAGCGCTCCCAATGCCTCGTTCCAGCCTCCCACGGCGTATATGGAGTTGTTCAGGCAGGCGACGCCCACGTACGCCCGGCGAGTGACCATCACAGGTAGGGCGCTCCACCGGCGGGAGATGGGGTCGTACATTTCTGCTGAGCGCAGCTCCATTCCTTCGTCACTGATCCCTCCAATCACGTAAATGAGTCCTGCAGGGCGGTGGGGGCAAATGGAAGCATTTATTCCTGCAGCATTCCActgattttgaaaaacaaacaaacaaaccttgcAGCTCACAGCATCCAAAGTAATAGCGGGGGACTGCCATGCTGCCAATGACCTCCCATTTGTTTTCCTCCGGGTCGTAGCGCTCCATCGTCTTCCCGATCTCTGATCCGATCCAGCCACCTGCAGGCAGGTGACATTTCCCCTTTTAGTCTTTGTGAAATGACCTTCACGCTTTTGGATTTACAGGAAGCTCGACCAAGCTCAGGTCTATAGTTTTACGAGAACctgtcacaataaaagtcttttaaaatgCTACACGTGACCTTTCACGCCCTGTCATGACCTACTGCACAAAACCCGACCCTTGTCCTGCAAGGAAAGTGGAGTGTGCTATCTAAAGGAGGCCATAAAGCTGGATTTACTTCTTCTTTCTACAACAAGATCCTGCAGATGTTTTACCAGTCGGTTGTGGGGAGTGCCACCTTCTGCCTTGTGGTGTGATCTTGGGGCCGCTGGCATCAAGGCAAAGAACGCCAACAGATTGAAcagattaaaaaagtaaataaaaaagagcagCTTCAGTGATGGACTCATCCAACCGTGTGGCTCTAAGGAACCGCAAAGGAACCGACAGCAAATCACTTCCTCTGTCTGAACCACCATTACACAACTGGATTCAACCTGCTGTCGTTCCTGCACCGTGTCTCCCAACGCTGGAACACatactatatttttatatcctgtacggtggccctgaagtgcaaatcactcaatgcaaaagcATATTACAGCAAAACAAATCATATGAAAATAAcacaacattttagaaatgaatagaaaattcccgaaaccaaaatgtaaaaagacaaaaagaattctgaaaacaaaagtaatttccagaaatcaaagtgAAGCAAAATAAGAGAGCAGTAAAAGAGTTGATTGAGCAATCACTGAGCTTTTGTAGTGGCTGTGGTCAGATAACATCCGGTTGAAAAGGTGAACAAAGGTCTCATCCAACCAGTGAGGTTCTGTAAGATCTACCTTCTCTGGTTTCTTATGTTGTTagattttactttgatttctgtaaatcacgtttttccccccaaaatgtttcctttttatttttttggaatgaCGTTTTGCTTTTTAGGATTTTGTTTAggtctctttttttattatttgttttcattttgatctTTAAGTGCTTTTGcattaaatgctttgtaaaCATAATATGGAcatcagggccaccgtagatatTGGATCAAAAGCAACAGTTTTGCCACTtgacaactttaaaataaacattaaagctCTAAGTTCTCATTTGAAAGGGATTCCCTTGTGTAAATGCTTGAATGTTAGGCATCCTTTACCCAGTGCATACAGAGCACCGTGGCATGGACATACTCCGACCCCACAGCGAGGGAAATTCAGGGACGCAGCAGCGGCCCACTGTTTGGTGACGGGGTCGTATCGCTCTGTGCAGTCAAAAATCATGGAGTCTTTCTCCcctaaaatgaagaaaatatatattaaaaaaaagatactgtaagatgttttgtttttcttccatgtATATTTCTAAGCAGGAAACAGTTCTCACCTCCCACCACATAAATCATGCCCTCCAGAACGGCCACCCCCAGTCCGCTGCGAGCCTGATGCAGCGATGACACGGTGGTCCAGTACTGGTTGAAGGTGTCGAAGCGCTCCACGCAGCTCAACGCCCGGCTGTCGCTCCAGCGGCCGCCCTGCAGGCGGGTGTAACCTCCTGCAGACATGAAGACTTTCATGAAGTCTCAAAGCTTCACTCCAGCAGTTTCCATCAAAATCTGCACCTAGAACGACGCGGTAAAGTAATGAATGTGACAGAGAACCTATGGCATAAAGGTATTTTCTGGCTTTCCGTCTGGGCCTCATCTTGGCCGGCTGGAGTTGACTGTACAGCTTATTTTCTTTGGGAGACTTTGAGACTTCAGTgtactccttcagcagagtctGCAGTGCCACCCGCAGGCTGAAGTCGGTAATGCCTttgtattaaaagaaaatgtaattttcagttATTaacaaaactagaaaaaacacacaagttttATAATAAACCATTtgaacaaatttaaaacaatataGCACTTAATAAAATTTATCAACTTAATAGAAgtatatgtaaaaataaaagatacatTTGTACTTATTATCcccttttttatcatttagaaTAGAAAACCCAAATTTTACCGTTAATGCTCCTTTGATCCTGCAACTCAAAAATACTGGATTTAATTTCCCTAATTATTCAAATCTCACTCAGGTTTGTTTGCCTCAAAAAGGAGGACTTTCACTCTGCTTAAaagcatcactttttaaaaatccttcagcaaagaaaagcaattttgtgacttatttaaaaacaagtaaCGCAGATGTTTCGGCTTAAAGTATAATTATGCCTAGTCGGGGTATTGAACCTTCAACCAAACAGTTCCCACATCTGCTGTGTTATCCAGTAAGACACACtttctaaaatacaaaaaattaagaggacaaattcaaattcaatttttttttccttctgtgtttttaaacttgtttcaaTTTTAGAAATTTTCAAGTCTTCTTAATTTTGTGTAATTGTTTGCACACTCTTTTGTCCTTTGGTTATAAAATGCTGTATGTAAAGACAGGGAATGAATGGATTTAGCTtcttaaaatgtctaaaaaaagagtttgtttACTCTCAGGCTTAGTAACTTCTATTCTGAAATGTCACAGAAGGAAGACAGTTTAAATCTAATCAACTtcctgtttatttgtaaatcttCTTTTTCAGCCTTCAcatcttttaataataataataataataacttctttttttaaggggTTGCAGGTGCTTTTCTACAAGTGTGAAAATGATAAACTATGTCTGTTGGATGTAAGATACTTCCTGCTGTTTTTGCCATGTGGTGTGAAACGGCTTCCGCTcattctctgcagaaactttggaGCTCCTAAAACAAATATTCTTCTTTTCATGTTGGAAGTCTATCCTGGAAAACATCCTCACACATTTGGAgtaaatgttaaagaaatgtttctattttgattCGCCCACATTAGGGATGGAACGGCTCCACTGcctttcttgttatttttcctgttgttttttcctttttctgtgacTCTCGAACCGTGACACGATCCGAACTGTCGGTTCTGTGATCCATTGCACCCCTATCCCATATGTTGTAATGCGACACCTTAGTGTTCTTACAGAcccactcaaataaaaaaaaacatgcttctttggtttttgtgaaattttctgataatagatgacatatattaagaaacctaagcttaaaattgcatttctgagtatttttttattcaaattgttgtgaagaAACAGgaaacctaaaagaaaaaaaaaggataagttCTCACCTTCTATGTACTTGAATAGCCTCTGTGGGGAAAGCAGAGGGAAGCGGACCGCTTCCAAAACTTCcacaacatgttttttcctctttggcACATCTTGAAGAACCCAGTCCATCGCAGCAGTGAAGACCTGGTACTCATCCTCAATCCTCAACTCCTCACTTCTCAGAAGCCTGACTAATTGGTCTTTGGACAGGCTCCTGAACTCATCAGTGACACAAACCTGAAGATGAAAGACGTGTTTGTTAACAATACTTTGATTAAAACACTGCGTTGCTGTATACAGACCTCCAAAAAGTGAACGTAGATGTAGTTCTCGGTGAATTCCAACATTTCCAAGCAGCCGATCTGCTCTGAGAACTGGAAGATTCCCACACAGTTGGAGGAGTCCATGTGACTTTTAAGGAACTCCCCGCAGACGGAAACAACCTCATTCAGGTGCAGCATGTCGGCGGCCACCATCAGCTCCTGAACGTTGTCCACGGTTACATTGATCGCTCCTgaatacagaaaaaatgtttgcttttacatgttttttgtttgttcccccccccaaaaaaatgtgaTTCAGATGACAACCTGTGTACACAAATTCCAGCAAACTCTCAAAGACGACCGGGTCCACTCCAATGATGTGCACTTCTTCCTTGTCCGCCTCCTTCATCCCCCCCGAGAACAGGGCTGAGAAGTACGGGCTGCTGGCAGCGAGGACAAGCCGGTGGACCCTGAAGACCCGGCCCCCGACGTTCAGACCCACGTCGCAGAAGTCTGTGCGGAGACGCAGCTTGTTCATCTGGGCCAGCATCAGCCTGGCGTGACAATCTGAGGCCAGCACAGCCTGGTCACACCCTGGGGTTGCCATGGCAGCCGCAGCATCACCACAGATAGCGGATGTTGACAGGGAGGACATGGTAACCGAGGTGCAGCGGTGTTACCATGGAGGCCAGAACCCCTCCTCTGTAAGGGGTTTCAGCATCTAGTAGTAACAGAACAGAAAAGGCAGGAATCTGGAAACTGTTGTATAATAACCAACATGTGGCACATGCAGATACCCACGTGAAACTCCGGTATCTGTCACAATAAGACACATGCAAACGTAAAATAGTCCGTGAGTTGCATTAACAATAATCACGAATAAAACCCACTACACTTCACCACTGTTTTGTTAGCTAGCGCTATGCTAACCATCGAGCGGACCATTATATGCTTTCAAATGTTgtaattaaagtttaaaatgcgTGTTAACCAAATAACAGTTTTGAACTTTCAAAAACGAAACACAACAGTATCACCACgcagaaaatgacagaaagaactgcaaaaaaataaagaattattcTACCGTGAACTTACTGGTTTGTTTACAGAGGAAGTAGCCGCGGACGAACTTCCGGTGATCTGCAGGCTGTCAATCCAACTGCTCTGGATCGATTGCTTTGGTCTCAACCAATCAACATgcgcaaaataaaacaaaataaaataaaataaagaaatgaaataaaacaaaataaaatgtaacctTTTATTGGCAGTCCTTTTTACAGAGGCCTACAAAGGACAACTTcctaaaaagaaagacaagactATAACTATATTTTACATACAgacttaaacaaaaattatcAATTGAGCCATAAAATATGAATGTCAAACTATTTGTTAACTATATTACAGTGAGGACTGGGGGGAATTCATAGGACATATCAGAGAGGGTGCGAGAATGTTAGGGCATTTAAAAGCAATACAAGATTAAATTTCATCCCACTAATTCGAAATAAACAGATGCAGAGAAGGAAAAAGATGTCCTTAATGCATCTCCGCCTGCtgatttttcttcatgttttaaattaaatatgataAAGCATATTTTGCCCATTGCTATGTTATTTGAACATttcttagaaaaagaaaaaccccagAAAACTTCAGTAATAATCATATCACCAGCTGCTGGAATCATACAGTGTTGGATGATTTTTAtactatctatatatctatatatatatatatgtacggtcaggaccataaatatttggacagagacacattatttctaatttagtttctctACATTACCACattgaaatttaaataaaacaactcagatgtcattgaagtgcagactttcggCTTTTATtacatgggttgaacaaaaagattgtataaaaatgtgaaaaaataaagtattttttaaacataatcccttcatttcatgggctggtaagtaattggacaaaggaaataactgaaaacaaaatggtcattactaatatttggttgaaaaccctttgttggcaatgaca
Coding sequences:
- the ipp gene encoding actin-binding protein IPP, which gives rise to MSSLSTSAICGDAAAAMATPGCDQAVLASDCHARLMLAQMNKLRLRTDFCDVGLNVGGRVFRVHRLVLAASSPYFSALFSGGMKEADKEEVHIIGVDPVVFESLLEFVYTGAINVTVDNVQELMVAADMLHLNEVVSVCGEFLKSHMDSSNCVGIFQFSEQIGCLEMLEFTENYIYVHFLEVCVTDEFRSLSKDQLVRLLRSEELRIEDEYQVFTAAMDWVLQDVPKRKKHVVEVLEAVRFPLLSPQRLFKYIEGITDFSLRVALQTLLKEYTEVSKSPKENKLYSQLQPAKMRPRRKARKYLYAIGGYTRLQGGRWSDSRALSCVERFDTFNQYWTTVSSLHQARSGLGVAVLEGMIYVVGGEKDSMIFDCTERYDPVTKQWAAAASLNFPRCGVGVCPCHGALYALGGWIGSEIGKTMERYDPEENKWEVIGSMAVPRYYFGCCELQGLIYVIGGISDEGMELRSAEMYDPISRRWSALPVMVTRRAYVGVACLNNSIYAVGGWNEALGALETVEKYCPEEEKWVEVASMSTARAGLSVSAVNGLLYAVGGRAASRDFSAPVTVDSVEIYDPHLDTWTEVGNMITSRCDGGLAVL
- the LOC101156042 gene encoding transmembrane protein 69 produces the protein MIRILSGRWIISGVPVWRHFLQTIKVPNNTTKPQLQLYFPASSVLMAGRAASTNRPLRIKPVTWHASRLCQNDSRAAASEGNKKQESFSMKALAQAPKPALYLGFSGLIPFLSAPLLMTATQSFYPEVAFAQMVYGASIVSFLGGARWGFAIPPGSPAQPDWMNLGNSVVPSLVAWLALLCRDNFTEGALLVVMGLGLSLHYDLTLLPGYPAWFKAMRTVLTLVATFSIVASLLIKHFCTEKKIKDAWK